The genome window CTGCGTGATACCGCCAACGATGATGGTTGGGTCTGTCGGTAGCATATTTTCTGTCCAGCGAATCACATGTCGTCTACTAATCCCCCTGGGAATCTTGGCAATGGTGACGTGTGGCTTGAATTTTTTATGGTGAGGAGTGGTAGCCCCTGCTTCTATAAATGCTTGCTTGATACGTCGTCTTTCTTCCCGCGGTAAAGTTTGGCTGAGGTCGTTGAATACCAGAGTGAGTGCACACTCTCCTAACATACGAGCACCAACTACGTTGAGCTCAAGTCTCTTTTGTGATTGTTCTGGTAGGTGGACGCGCAGTCTAGATGGATGTAGGACCTTTGGGTATTCTCGGGCGCCTAGGATAGTGAGATGACGCTCCTCGGGCTGCGTTGGTTTTATGGGGTTGTCACTCAGTCTACTAAATCGTTCCTGTATCTCTTGAGCAAAATCTGGATCTGACAGAGGAAATTCAGCCACAGGATGGTAAATCAGGCATTTTCGTGACATAGCTATCCTTGTTATACCGCGCAGTTTATAAATCGTCAAGAGCTGGTGGAAACCGCCCTGGTTTATACGCTAGCGGCCATGCTGGTGCTGATGGCTGCCAACGGTGCCTCCGGCGACCACAAGAGGTAGCTGGCGGCGCGCGCGGCGGTTTGTCCGCGCCAAAGCTGCATCGGCTCGGTCCAGGCTTGGGTGACGACTTCTCCGCCCCGTGCGATGACTAATTGATCGGCATGAAAAACTACTAATGTGACCGGATAGGTGATGGTGAATTTATGCAGCGCCTCGACGAACTGCGCCAGCTGCATGCTAAATGTCAGGATTTTTGGATAGTAGACGCTGCGAAAGAGTTTCTGTACTTGGGCGAACGAGGCGACAAAGACGACGTGGGGATTGTCGAGGATGGCGGGAAAGCTGTTTTGCACCAGGTCGATGGCGTCGCGGCTCAGTACAACCGGCCGGTGGTACTGGCGCACAAATTGCTCGTACAGCGCGGCCGTTTCGCTATTTTTGCCGGCGTCACCGATCAGTAGCATGACGTTAGCCCACTCGCCGAGTGCGGCCAATTCGCCTGCCGCCGCGCCGCTGAGGCCGCCGGACGGATTAGTGGGCGCAAATAGGACGTCGGTCATCACTGTTGGCACGGTGCGACGCAGTATGTCGGGTAGCAAGACTCGCACTTCGCCTGCCCCGGCGTCACGTGCTGCCTGGTAGCTGGTCGCCACTGCCGCAAACCCAAGCTTGTTACCGCCAACAATCCCCAGCCGCCCGGCTTGGTCGCGGCGCTCTGGCCGATTCCATTCGACGTCAGGAAACAGCGGCTTAGATTTTTCCTGCTTGCGCCAAAAGGTATCCACGTTCGCCTTTCTCGAGTTCAAATACCACGCTTTTCCGTTCCAGGACAATTGGCCAGCTGTTGGTTTTGGCAATTTCAAGCAGCTTTTCGGTAGGATTAAAGACGACGGGATGTTCAACCATCGCCAGGAGGTGCCGGTCGCCCTCGCTGTCGCCAAAGGCATAACTGCCAGCAAGCGTTAGCCCGTGCTTATCGATGATTCTTTGGAGGATTTTATCTTTATTGGTATACGTTTTGGTAATGATTGTACCGGTAAAGGTATCGCCCTGCCGTTCATACACCTGGGCCGCCCAGGCATCAAAGCCGTATTTTTTAGCGAATGGCTCGACTATCTCTTGCTGCGAGCCAGAGATAGCGATCAGGAAGTAGCCCGCTTGCTTTAGCTCGCGCAGACGATGTCGCGTGTAGGTGTA of Candidatus Nanosynbacter lyticus contains these proteins:
- a CDS encoding HAD family hydrolase encodes the protein MKQQKFAVFDIDGTLIRGGLYRQLMLGLIDAGVIPELHASIIQQKLLSWKRRESKNAYDEYELSLVNAIASSLADIPTAVFDEVASSIAERELDHVYTYTRHRLRELKQAGYFLIAISGSQQEIVEPFAKKYGFDAWAAQVYERQGDTFTGTIITKTYTNKDKILQRIIDKHGLTLAGSYAFGDSEGDRHLLAMVEHPVVFNPTEKLLEIAKTNSWPIVLERKSVVFELEKGERGYLLAQAGKI